The following are encoded together in the Daucus carota subsp. sativus chromosome 5, DH1 v3.0, whole genome shotgun sequence genome:
- the LOC135152885 gene encoding uncharacterized protein LOC135152885, with translation MSTTPTNPDEGNQNQGRDQEDPTMTQILRLLQLQTAALNQQPQAPRVGSFKAFQSLHPPEFRGTTDPIKAKSWIKEMEKAFALTEVGENKKTEYASFYLKDEANFWWESTKTLEGNGIITWERFTELFLEKYLPQYLQDQLEVKFLELKQEGMTVAEYEAKFSELARFVPEYVNTEHKKAKRFQQGLKSWIRSRVAVFELQTYAAVVQKAMIVEGESEMSKRENDSKKRKFEKSEESQGQSSGKSKGKFRKGSDNPTNKGFQGSKPGNVGQSNRFSGQNQQQKGNRPPAPECKTCGRKHSGICNKPNITCFKCNKKGHYSSECTSSSGKKGVTCFKCGKLGHMARDCKEPVQQANVLRIAGSPTPTPPVQPRARTFNMTMKDAVQDSDVVAVVT, from the exons ATGTCAACCACACCAACAAACCCAGATGAGGGTAATCAGAATCAAGGTCGGGATCAAGAAGACCCTACCATGACTCAAATTCTCCGTCTTCTTCAGCTGCAAACCGCTGCTTTGAACCAGCAGCCCCAAGCTCCTCGAGTCGGAAGCTTTAAAGCTTTCCAATCCCTCCACCCACCTGAATTTAGGGGAACTACAGATCCAATTAAAGCGAAGTCCTGGATAAAGGAAATGGAAAAAGCTTTTGCTTTAACGGAGGTTGGTGAAAATAAGAAAACAGAATATGCAAGTTTCTACCTGAAAGACGAGGCAAATTTTTGGTGGGAGTCCACCAAGACCTTAGAAGGAAATGGTATTATTACGTGGGAAAGGTTTACGgagttatttttggaaaagtatCTACCTCAATACTTACAAGATCAGTTGGAAGTTAAGTTTTTAGAATTGAAACAGGAAGGTATGACTGTGGCAGAATATGAGGCAAAGTTCTCAGAATTGGCAAGGTTTGTGCCAGAATATGTGAATACGGAACACAAAAAGGCAAAACGGTTTCAACAAGGACTTAAGTCATGGATACGTAGTCGAGTGGCAGTTTTTGAGCTTCAAACATATGCTGCAGTGGTTCAGAAGGCTATGATTGTGGAAGGTGAAAGTGAGATGTCAAAAAGAGAGAACGAtagtaagaaaagaaaatttgaaaagtcTGAAGAAAGTCAAGGGCAATCAAGTGGAAAGTCTAAAGGTAAATTCAGGAAAGGTTCTGACAACCCAACCAATAAAGGATTTCAAGGATCCAAGCCCGGAAATGTTGGACAGAGTAACCGTTTCTCCGGTCAGAATCAGCAACAGAAAGGTAATAGACCACCGGCCCCAGAATGTAAGACTTGTGGGAGGAAGCATTCTGGAATCTGTAACAAGCCTAACATCACATGCTTCAAATGTAACAAGAAGGGTCATTATTCTTCAGAATGTACTAGTTCTTCAGGCAAGAAGGGCGTGACATGTTTTAAGTGTGGCAAGTTGGGCCATATGGCAAGAGATTGCAAGGAGCCTGTTCAACAAGCAAATGTTCTGAGGATAGCTGGATCACCAACACCGACACCTCCAGTACAACCAAGAGCCAGAACTTTTAATATGACGATGAAAGATGCTGTTCAGGACTCAGATGTGGTTGCAG TTGTGACATAG